A stretch of Corallococcus macrosporus DNA encodes these proteins:
- a CDS encoding IgA Peptidase M64 codes for MRASLLLLLLTASTALAAPRTFRVDYFHTGNATEERFSLERLVVEPLPWPGHPARALDETNLGKYLFEVRDRGTNRLLYSRGFASIFGEWELTDEAKGAHRTFSESLRFPSPDRPVQVVLKKRDAQNAFREIWSVGVDPKDPFVDPSSPPAPGPLLKLLENGPPQDKVDFLILGDGYTEAERPKFEKDARKLVETLFSYSPFKERKADFNVWGLMPKAAESGISRPSTGVHRRPPLGSTYDAFGAERYILTFDNEALRDTAAFAPYEFVEILSNGNTYGGGGIFNLFSTVAADSLWAPYVFVHEFGHHFAGLADEYYTSAPIYGAAPAERVEPWEKNVTALHDPSQLKWKDLVASGTPLPTPWNQPAYDAHALQVQQRRQKIRSERKPEADMDALFVSQRDWEEKFLGTQKFSGKVGAFEGAHYEAKGYFRPQMDCMMFTRDRVPFCAVCQRGITEVIDLYAGPPSAPARKSP; via the coding sequence ATGCGCGCTTCCCTCCTGCTGTTGCTGCTCACGGCGAGCACCGCCCTCGCCGCGCCCCGGACGTTCCGCGTCGACTACTTCCACACCGGCAACGCCACCGAGGAGCGCTTCAGCCTGGAGCGGCTCGTGGTGGAGCCGCTGCCCTGGCCGGGCCACCCGGCGCGGGCCCTCGACGAGACGAACCTGGGCAAGTACCTCTTCGAGGTGCGGGACCGGGGGACGAACCGGCTCCTGTACTCGCGCGGCTTCGCCTCCATCTTCGGCGAGTGGGAGCTGACGGACGAGGCGAAGGGGGCCCACCGCACCTTCAGTGAGTCGCTGCGCTTCCCCTCGCCGGACCGCCCCGTCCAGGTCGTCCTGAAGAAGCGCGACGCGCAGAACGCCTTCCGCGAAATCTGGTCGGTGGGGGTGGACCCGAAGGACCCCTTCGTGGACCCGTCCTCGCCGCCCGCGCCGGGCCCGCTGCTCAAGCTGCTGGAGAACGGGCCGCCGCAGGACAAGGTGGACTTCCTCATCCTGGGGGACGGCTACACGGAGGCCGAGCGCCCCAAGTTCGAGAAGGACGCGCGCAAGCTGGTGGAGACCCTCTTCAGCTACTCCCCGTTCAAGGAGCGCAAGGCGGACTTCAACGTCTGGGGGCTGATGCCCAAGGCGGCCGAGTCCGGCATCTCGCGGCCGTCCACGGGCGTCCACCGCCGCCCGCCCCTGGGCTCCACCTACGACGCCTTCGGCGCCGAGCGCTACATCCTCACCTTCGACAACGAGGCGCTGCGCGACACCGCCGCGTTCGCGCCCTACGAATTCGTTGAAATCCTGTCCAACGGCAACACCTACGGCGGCGGCGGCATCTTCAACCTCTTCAGCACCGTGGCCGCCGACAGCCTCTGGGCCCCCTACGTGTTCGTCCACGAGTTCGGCCACCACTTCGCGGGCCTGGCGGACGAGTACTACACCTCCGCGCCCATCTACGGCGCCGCGCCCGCGGAGCGGGTGGAGCCCTGGGAGAAGAACGTCACGGCGCTCCACGACCCGTCCCAGCTCAAGTGGAAGGACCTGGTGGCCTCCGGCACCCCGCTGCCCACGCCGTGGAACCAGCCCGCCTATGACGCGCATGCGCTGCAGGTGCAGCAGCGGCGGCAGAAGATCCGCTCGGAGCGCAAGCCGGAGGCGGACATGGACGCGCTGTTCGTGTCGCAGCGGGACTGGGAGGAGAAATTCCTGGGCACGCAGAAGTTCTCCGGGAAGGTGGGCGCCTTCGAGGGCGCGCACTACGAGGCCAAGGGCTACTTCCGGCCCCAGATGGACTGCATGATGTTCACCCGGGACCGGGTGCCCTTCTGCGCGGTGTGTCAGCGCGGAATCACCGAGGTCATCGACCTGTACGCGGGTCCACCGTCCGCTCCAGCACGGAAGAGTCCCTGA
- a CDS encoding Ig-like domain-containing protein, whose translation MLKRSLKRSWLPALVSTVFVTVGTGCGDECVDQFDCRDKGAAPAGQVYACVENKCELRTVTTPGEDAGTEEDAGTGTDAGTGTDAGTDAGTGTDAGTTTDAGTGPQACNPACSLTESCNLETNTCTPSSVTTPLADTSAQIAAFVAAPAGALTTPQPVSGAFVTFIKPAVAGSAAAEADGFFLQAEANGPAMFVRGSASTTPVAVGDRVTLNVTEKEILNGLNVAKTVTDLTVVSKNHGVWNLSTATPAGLKVDVNAVSTFEDAGTTSTYESRLVTVSGKLGGTGAGSSSGAAFTAFPVVTTGEPSPSPLLLRVPSTVSSYLDMVAGCDVAVPTGVVWRFNAQPQVSVFAPEQLNVTGCPAPTLASAFATTLTQVKVSFSRSVDAASVTAAPTQFTFSGGLQAQSATVSGRDVLVTTTEQVPGTDYTVSVANTVKDTVGSAVTTPNSATFKGFRTGAVLRITEVQPSATNRLDLVELQVISAGTTAGLLLQQDVNSAATLATFPDVSVAKDDIIVVHINGTGESETTAKNQFPTSSNAANFDTAWDFKGGTTDITFSSRVLLVRDAQNAIQDAVPFARNAPNQPGAFPGNLQAIQAAGQWSPADCTGAPCTTTSSPTAAAVSADWTNVPANNATPASSTARRVSATDTNTAADWAVGAPSWGVANP comes from the coding sequence ATGCTGAAGCGGAGCCTGAAGCGCAGCTGGCTGCCGGCGCTCGTGTCCACCGTGTTCGTCACGGTTGGCACGGGTTGCGGCGACGAGTGTGTCGATCAGTTCGACTGTCGTGACAAGGGCGCGGCCCCCGCGGGTCAGGTCTACGCCTGCGTGGAGAACAAGTGCGAGCTGCGCACGGTAACCACGCCGGGCGAGGACGCGGGTACGGAGGAGGATGCGGGCACCGGGACGGACGCGGGCACCGGCACGGATGCCGGCACGGACGCGGGCACCGGCACGGACGCGGGCACCACGACGGACGCGGGCACGGGCCCCCAGGCCTGCAACCCGGCCTGCTCGCTGACCGAGTCCTGCAACCTGGAGACGAACACCTGCACGCCGTCCAGCGTCACCACGCCGCTGGCGGACACGAGCGCGCAGATCGCCGCGTTCGTCGCGGCCCCGGCGGGCGCGCTGACCACGCCGCAGCCGGTCAGCGGCGCGTTCGTGACCTTCATCAAGCCCGCGGTGGCGGGCAGCGCGGCCGCGGAGGCCGACGGCTTCTTCCTCCAGGCCGAGGCCAACGGCCCGGCGATGTTCGTCCGCGGCTCCGCGTCCACCACGCCGGTGGCCGTGGGTGACCGCGTGACGCTGAACGTCACGGAGAAGGAAATCCTCAACGGGCTCAACGTGGCGAAGACGGTCACGGACCTGACCGTGGTGAGCAAGAACCACGGCGTGTGGAACCTGAGCACCGCGACGCCCGCGGGCCTGAAGGTGGACGTGAACGCGGTCAGCACCTTCGAGGACGCTGGCACGACCAGCACCTACGAGAGCCGCCTGGTCACCGTGTCCGGCAAGCTGGGCGGGACCGGGGCGGGCAGCAGCAGCGGCGCGGCCTTCACCGCCTTCCCGGTCGTCACCACGGGCGAGCCGTCCCCCAGCCCCCTGCTCCTGCGCGTGCCATCCACCGTGTCCTCCTACCTGGACATGGTCGCGGGCTGCGACGTGGCGGTGCCCACCGGCGTCGTCTGGCGCTTCAACGCCCAGCCCCAGGTGTCCGTGTTCGCGCCGGAGCAGCTCAACGTCACCGGCTGCCCGGCCCCGACGCTGGCGAGCGCCTTCGCGACGACGCTCACGCAGGTCAAGGTCTCCTTCAGCCGTTCGGTGGACGCGGCCAGCGTCACCGCGGCGCCGACGCAGTTCACGTTCAGCGGCGGCCTCCAGGCGCAGAGCGCGACGGTCAGCGGCCGGGACGTCCTGGTGACGACCACCGAGCAGGTCCCGGGAACGGACTATACGGTGTCGGTCGCCAACACCGTGAAGGACACGGTGGGCAGCGCGGTCACCACCCCGAACTCGGCGACCTTCAAGGGCTTCCGCACGGGCGCCGTGCTGCGCATCACCGAGGTGCAGCCCAGCGCGACGAACAGGCTGGATCTCGTGGAGCTGCAGGTCATCAGCGCCGGTACGACGGCGGGCCTCCTGCTGCAGCAGGACGTGAACTCCGCCGCGACCCTGGCCACATTCCCGGACGTGAGCGTGGCCAAGGACGACATCATCGTGGTCCACATCAACGGTACGGGCGAGAGCGAGACCACCGCGAAGAACCAGTTCCCCACCAGCAGCAACGCGGCCAACTTCGACACGGCCTGGGACTTCAAGGGCGGGACGACGGACATCACCTTCTCCAGCCGCGTCCTCCTGGTGCGTGACGCGCAGAACGCCATCCAGGACGCGGTGCCCTTCGCGCGCAACGCGCCGAACCAGCCCGGGGCCTTCCCGGGCAACCTCCAGGCCATCCAAGCCGCCGGTCAGTGGTCGCCCGCGGACTGCACCGGCGCGCCGTGCACGACGACCTCCTCGCCCACCGCGGCGGCCGTCTCCGCGGACTGGACCAACGTGCCGGCGAACAACGCGACGCCGGCCAGCAGCACCGCCCGTCGCGTCAGCGCCACGGACACGAACACCGCGGCCGACTGGGCCGTGGGTGCTCCGTCCTGGGGTGTCGCGAATCCGTAG
- a CDS encoding lamin tail domain-containing protein has protein sequence MSLSRLVPPLLALLLAACPGSTPTNPEGPSDSSADSGVPGDGGTSGDGGASTTDSGVPFDGGLPSDGGSQGDGGLPSDGGSKADGGSQADSGVPSGGGGATLEVNSPGLGDGRVGEPYSARLSASGGQAPFTWSFTGTLAAGLTLSPDGVLSGTPTAAGMTIFDANVRDATGATATKQVVVIVQPPLTLFTVGQWNLEWFGAPNQGPVNSTSDGGWSDDLQVTGATKVIGGAWAHVWGLVEMVDTADFNTLLSGLPSTYNGFLANNTTYVLSGASQYSAGEQKPGILYDTTLLTYRGAQVILTAQAADFGGRPPLRVDFTTRVHGEDAPLTVIVTHMKAFEDRTSYDQRQRAAAALKGYLDQWLPTARVMVIGDWNDDLDHSITTQNGVALASPYLNFLNDPTHYTFPTKVLTDANTRTTTEYDDVIDHTLVTDEVAVDAVPGGVQVLRPDATIPDYARTVSDHYPVLTRYDLSGVPGPRVRLTAPLGGTFVTGTPLTFTWHSVGMTTVRIEASYDGGHTWNVVTASVSAAAGTFRWTVPAVESDLVCLRVVDTANASRFSMSTQRIWFTRAPPRVIINEVLANEPALPGGTAHEFVEVYNASSVPVDLSGWSLWDAINWQHFFAPGTVLQPGRPLVVFGGPAGFTPGTPDTVASSGGTLSLNNTSDIVQLKRADGGVVDSVEYFSTVDAVSINRSPDLSPDAGFVPHTTLTPGRQSSPGRRADGGAF, from the coding sequence ATGTCCCTCTCGCGCCTCGTCCCACCCCTGCTCGCACTGCTGCTCGCCGCGTGTCCCGGCTCCACGCCGACGAATCCGGAAGGGCCTTCCGACAGCTCCGCCGACAGCGGCGTGCCCGGCGATGGCGGCACGTCTGGCGATGGAGGTGCCTCCACCACCGACAGCGGCGTGCCTTTCGACGGCGGGCTGCCTTCCGACGGTGGCTCGCAAGGTGACGGCGGGCTGCCTTCCGACGGCGGCTCGAAGGCCGACGGCGGCTCGCAGGCCGACAGCGGCGTGCCGAGTGGCGGTGGGGGTGCGACGCTGGAGGTGAACTCCCCGGGGCTGGGGGACGGCCGCGTGGGGGAGCCCTATTCCGCGAGGCTCAGCGCCTCCGGTGGTCAGGCGCCGTTCACCTGGAGCTTCACCGGAACGCTGGCCGCGGGGCTCACCCTGTCCCCGGACGGCGTCCTGTCCGGCACTCCCACCGCCGCGGGCATGACCATCTTCGACGCCAACGTGCGCGACGCGACGGGCGCGACCGCGACCAAGCAGGTGGTGGTCATCGTGCAGCCTCCGCTCACGCTGTTCACCGTGGGGCAATGGAACCTGGAGTGGTTCGGCGCGCCCAACCAGGGCCCGGTGAACTCCACCTCCGACGGCGGCTGGAGCGACGACCTCCAGGTCACGGGGGCGACGAAAGTCATCGGCGGCGCGTGGGCCCACGTCTGGGGCCTGGTGGAGATGGTGGACACCGCGGACTTCAACACGCTCCTGTCGGGGCTGCCGAGCACCTACAACGGCTTCCTCGCCAACAACACCACGTACGTCCTCAGCGGCGCGTCGCAGTACTCCGCCGGCGAGCAGAAGCCCGGCATCCTCTACGACACCACCTTGCTCACCTACCGCGGCGCCCAGGTCATCCTCACGGCGCAGGCCGCGGACTTCGGCGGGCGCCCGCCGCTGCGCGTGGACTTCACCACCCGCGTCCACGGCGAGGACGCGCCGCTGACCGTCATCGTCACGCACATGAAGGCCTTCGAGGACCGGACGTCCTACGACCAGCGCCAGCGCGCCGCGGCCGCCCTCAAGGGCTACCTGGACCAGTGGCTGCCCACGGCGCGCGTGATGGTCATTGGCGACTGGAACGACGACCTGGACCACTCCATCACCACGCAGAACGGCGTCGCGCTGGCCTCGCCCTACCTGAACTTCCTGAACGACCCCACGCACTACACCTTCCCCACGAAGGTGCTGACCGACGCCAACACCCGCACCACCACGGAGTACGACGACGTCATCGACCACACGCTGGTCACCGACGAGGTGGCCGTGGACGCCGTGCCCGGCGGCGTGCAGGTGCTCCGGCCCGACGCGACGATTCCGGACTACGCGCGCACCGTCAGCGACCACTACCCCGTCCTCACCCGCTACGACCTGAGCGGCGTCCCCGGTCCACGCGTGCGGCTCACCGCGCCCCTGGGCGGCACGTTCGTCACGGGCACCCCGCTGACGTTCACGTGGCACTCGGTGGGCATGACCACCGTGCGCATCGAGGCTTCCTATGACGGCGGCCACACCTGGAACGTCGTGACCGCGTCCGTGAGCGCGGCCGCGGGCACCTTCAGGTGGACCGTGCCCGCCGTGGAGAGCGACCTGGTGTGCCTGCGCGTGGTGGACACGGCCAACGCGTCGCGCTTCAGCATGAGCACCCAGCGCATCTGGTTCACGCGCGCGCCGCCCCGGGTCATCATCAACGAGGTGCTCGCCAACGAGCCCGCGCTCCCCGGTGGCACCGCGCACGAGTTCGTGGAGGTCTACAACGCGAGCTCCGTCCCGGTGGACCTGTCCGGCTGGAGCCTCTGGGACGCCATCAACTGGCAGCACTTCTTCGCGCCGGGCACGGTGCTGCAGCCAGGCCGGCCCCTGGTCGTCTTCGGTGGGCCCGCGGGCTTCACGCCCGGCACGCCCGACACGGTCGCGTCCTCCGGCGGGACGCTGAGCCTCAACAACACCTCCGACATCGTGCAACTCAAGCGCGCGGACGGCGGCGTGGTGGACAGCGTGGAGTACTTCAGCACCGTGGACGCGGTGTCCATCAACCGCTCGCCGGACCTGTCCCCGGACGCGGGCTTCGTGCCGCACACCACGCTGACGCCCGGGCGGCAGTCCTCACCGGGCCGGCGCGCGGATGGCGGCGCGTTCTAG
- a CDS encoding LysR family transcriptional regulator, whose product MLGNHEALWTLWEVSRAGTHAAAAARLGITASAVGQQLKALERHAGVALFERVGRRARLTPAGAALVARLGEYLPALDAALEEASEAQRAVRGEVSLGGPWPFFRYWLRPRLPGLLTRHPELRLDVRFDVPSRVSRLLLEGALDLGILGLLPDAPGLEVRPVAQEAFVAVAAPAYLKRWGTPRTARDYGAHRFVAFDADLAMLAPWWRSAFGPREPLPAQVVCRIANLDEMLALVEAGAGLAVLPDYLVAPAVREKRVVTLTPEPGRRSARRPRGTLWVAWRKAAAPTARFIAVRDWLLGGGQAPR is encoded by the coding sequence ATGCTTGGCAATCACGAAGCGCTCTGGACGCTGTGGGAGGTGAGCCGGGCGGGCACGCACGCGGCCGCCGCCGCGCGCCTGGGCATCACCGCGTCCGCCGTGGGCCAGCAGCTCAAGGCGCTGGAGCGGCACGCCGGGGTGGCGTTGTTCGAACGGGTGGGGCGCAGGGCAAGGCTCACCCCGGCGGGGGCCGCCCTGGTCGCGAGGCTGGGGGAATACCTGCCCGCGCTGGACGCGGCGCTGGAGGAGGCCTCCGAAGCCCAGCGCGCGGTGCGCGGCGAGGTGTCCCTGGGCGGCCCCTGGCCCTTCTTCCGGTACTGGCTGCGGCCCCGCCTGCCGGGCCTGCTGACGCGTCACCCGGAGCTGCGGCTGGACGTGCGCTTCGATGTGCCCAGCCGCGTGTCCCGGCTGCTGCTGGAGGGGGCGCTGGACCTGGGCATCCTCGGGCTGCTGCCGGACGCGCCCGGCCTGGAGGTGCGGCCGGTGGCGCAGGAGGCGTTCGTCGCGGTGGCCGCGCCCGCGTACCTGAAGCGCTGGGGAACGCCGCGCACGGCCCGGGACTACGGCGCGCATCGCTTCGTCGCCTTCGACGCGGACCTGGCGATGCTGGCGCCCTGGTGGCGCTCCGCCTTCGGGCCCAGGGAGCCGTTGCCGGCGCAGGTGGTGTGCCGCATCGCGAACCTGGACGAGATGCTGGCCCTGGTGGAGGCGGGCGCGGGGCTGGCGGTGCTGCCCGACTACCTGGTGGCGCCCGCCGTGCGGGAGAAGCGCGTGGTGACGCTCACGCCGGAGCCGGGCCGGCGCTCCGCGAGGCGCCCCCGGGGCACGCTCTGGGTCGCCTGGCGCAAGGCCGCGGCCCCCACGGCGCGCTTCATCGCCGTCCGCGACTGGCTCCTGGGCGGCGGCCAGGCGCCGCGCTAG
- a CDS encoding type 1 glutamine amidotransferase domain-containing protein, protein MEALTAVKVLLIVTSHSQFGSTGEKTGFWLEELAAPYEQFVKAGAQVDIASPLGGKAPVDPRSEKESTEDTRAFLADAEATKKLANTQVLAQVKDTYDAYFVVGGHGVMWDLSQHAPTHQLLSSGYARGAVVAAVCHGPAALVGVKGPDGKPLVAGKRVAGFSNAEEQAAKFDAIVPFPLETRLRELGARYESGPLWKSFTVRDGRLVTGQNPASSAATAREVLKVLAEKKQQAPAPKG, encoded by the coding sequence ATGGAAGCACTGACCGCCGTGAAGGTGCTGCTCATCGTCACCAGCCACTCGCAGTTCGGGAGCACCGGAGAGAAGACGGGCTTCTGGCTGGAGGAGCTCGCCGCGCCGTACGAGCAGTTCGTGAAGGCGGGAGCCCAGGTGGACATCGCCTCGCCGCTGGGGGGCAAGGCGCCCGTGGATCCGCGCAGCGAGAAGGAGTCCACGGAGGACACGCGCGCCTTCCTCGCGGACGCCGAGGCGACGAAGAAGCTGGCGAACACGCAGGTGCTCGCGCAGGTGAAGGACACGTACGACGCCTACTTCGTGGTGGGCGGGCACGGCGTGATGTGGGACCTGTCGCAGCACGCGCCCACGCACCAGTTGCTGTCCTCGGGCTACGCGCGGGGCGCGGTGGTGGCGGCGGTCTGCCACGGCCCGGCGGCGCTGGTGGGCGTGAAGGGCCCGGACGGCAAGCCGCTGGTGGCGGGCAAGCGCGTGGCGGGCTTCAGCAACGCGGAGGAACAGGCGGCGAAGTTCGACGCCATCGTCCCCTTCCCGCTGGAGACGCGGCTGCGCGAGCTGGGCGCCCGCTACGAGTCCGGCCCGCTGTGGAAGAGCTTCACGGTGCGCGACGGGCGGCTGGTCACCGGGCAGAACCCGGCGTCCTCCGCCGCCACCGCGCGGGAGGTCCTCAAGGTCCTGGCCGAGAAGAAGCAGCAGGCCCCGGCCCCCAAGGGCTGA
- a CDS encoding DODA-type extradiol aromatic ring-opening family dioxygenase: MPTDPSSPSRLPVVFIPHGGGPWPFVEMGLPKAEVQSLATYLRQVGQRLATPPKALLVISAHWEEPVPTVMTSEAPPILYDYYGFPPESYRITWPAPGNPRLAARVRELLSSAGFATAEDPARGYDHGTFIPLKLTYPEADVPCVQLSLKQGLDPAEHLAMGRALAPLRDEGVFIIGSGLTFHNLRAFGDPRVHEVSAKFDAWVQDAATAPVSLRDEMLTQWTQAPYARLAHPREEHLLPLMVAAGAAGADRGTTAWAGAMMGTRISGYQFG; encoded by the coding sequence ATGCCAACCGACCCTTCCAGCCCTTCGCGCCTGCCCGTCGTCTTCATCCCGCACGGCGGTGGCCCGTGGCCCTTCGTGGAGATGGGCCTTCCGAAAGCGGAGGTCCAGTCGCTCGCGACCTACCTGCGTCAGGTGGGCCAGCGCCTTGCCACACCGCCGAAGGCGCTGCTCGTCATCTCCGCGCATTGGGAAGAGCCCGTGCCCACGGTGATGACGTCCGAAGCGCCGCCCATCCTGTATGACTATTACGGCTTCCCGCCGGAGTCGTACCGCATCACCTGGCCGGCGCCGGGCAACCCCCGGCTCGCCGCGCGCGTGCGGGAGCTGCTCTCCTCGGCGGGCTTCGCCACGGCGGAGGACCCCGCGCGGGGCTACGACCACGGCACCTTCATCCCGCTGAAGCTCACGTACCCGGAGGCGGACGTCCCCTGCGTCCAGCTGTCGCTGAAGCAGGGGTTGGATCCCGCGGAGCACCTGGCCATGGGCCGGGCGCTCGCGCCGCTTCGCGACGAGGGCGTCTTCATCATCGGCAGCGGGCTGACGTTCCACAACCTGCGCGCCTTCGGAGACCCTCGCGTGCACGAGGTCTCCGCGAAGTTCGACGCCTGGGTCCAGGACGCCGCCACGGCCCCCGTGTCCCTCCGCGACGAGATGCTCACGCAGTGGACGCAGGCGCCCTACGCGCGGCTCGCCCATCCGCGCGAGGAGCACCTGCTCCCCCTGATGGTCGCAGCCGGTGCCGCCGGTGCGGACCGGGGCACCACCGCCTGGGCCGGCGCCATGATGGGGACGCGCATCTCCGGCTACCAGTTCGGCTGA
- a CDS encoding FixH family protein — MTKALLMGMLLWSATSLAATVGTVTSASGRIRVEVLSETTPLRRGVQTFQVRVTDATSGKPVPGVVLAVQPWMPAMNHGISEVPHVTARDPGTFDVSDADLFMPGVWELRFTLKGTVEDSATVTLKLGR, encoded by the coding sequence ATGACGAAGGCACTGCTGATGGGAATGCTGTTGTGGAGCGCGACGTCCCTGGCCGCCACCGTGGGGACGGTGACCAGCGCATCCGGCCGGATCCGCGTGGAGGTCCTTTCGGAGACGACGCCGCTGCGAAGAGGCGTTCAGACCTTCCAGGTGCGCGTCACCGACGCCACGTCAGGCAAGCCGGTGCCCGGTGTCGTGCTCGCCGTGCAGCCCTGGATGCCCGCGATGAACCACGGCATCTCCGAGGTCCCTCACGTCACCGCGCGAGACCCCGGGACCTTCGACGTGTCCGACGCGGACCTCTTCATGCCCGGCGTCTGGGAGCTGCGCTTCACGCTGAAGGGGACGGTGGAGGACTCGGCCACCGTCACCCTCAAGCTGGGGCGGTAG
- a CDS encoding SCO family protein has product MSPPRKSLPWLALASVLLVVALLCIAWPHVQRERARIAAENLPRYGPLPRFELTAQTGQPFSDADMRGHLYVADFFFTRCPTVCPMLTQKMLRVQRQAREQGLDVRFASFSVDPRHDTPERLTAYARDHRIDTSNWTLLTGPLDAVETTVLEGFRVMMGRDADAGEDDFFSVFHGEHFVLVDARGQLRGYYRVTEGEGGLEALLRDAALLARTQE; this is encoded by the coding sequence ATGTCCCCTCCTCGCAAATCCCTGCCGTGGCTCGCGCTCGCGAGCGTCCTGCTGGTCGTCGCGCTGCTGTGCATCGCGTGGCCCCACGTTCAACGCGAACGCGCGCGCATCGCCGCGGAGAACCTGCCCCGGTACGGTCCGCTCCCGCGCTTCGAGCTGACCGCGCAGACAGGCCAGCCCTTCTCCGACGCCGACATGCGGGGCCACCTCTACGTGGCGGACTTCTTCTTCACCCGCTGCCCCACGGTCTGCCCGATGCTCACGCAGAAGATGCTGCGGGTGCAGCGGCAGGCACGGGAGCAGGGCCTGGACGTGCGCTTCGCGTCGTTCAGCGTGGATCCGCGTCACGACACACCGGAGCGGCTGACCGCCTATGCGCGCGACCACCGCATCGACACGTCCAACTGGACGCTGCTGACGGGGCCGCTGGACGCAGTGGAGACCACGGTCCTGGAGGGCTTCCGCGTGATGATGGGCCGCGACGCCGACGCGGGCGAGGACGACTTCTTCAGCGTCTTCCACGGCGAGCACTTCGTCCTCGTGGACGCCCGGGGACAGCTCCGCGGCTACTACCGCGTCACCGAGGGCGAGGGAGGATTGGAGGCCCTGCTCCGGGACGCCGCGCTGCTGGCACGGACACAGGAGTGA
- a CDS encoding PadR family transcriptional regulator, with product MPRTRALSNHARSVLAVLLEAGTGWSHGYELCRLADVKSGTLYPLLIRLEAQGYLEAEWQQPAEGGRPPRHAYRLTQAGVQLARDNPPERKVAARSGLREVPT from the coding sequence ATGCCACGAACCCGCGCGCTGTCGAATCACGCCCGCTCCGTGCTTGCCGTACTGCTGGAGGCCGGCACGGGCTGGTCGCACGGGTATGAGCTGTGCCGTCTGGCGGACGTGAAGTCGGGCACGCTCTACCCGCTGCTGATCCGCCTCGAAGCCCAGGGCTATCTCGAAGCCGAGTGGCAGCAGCCAGCGGAGGGGGGGCGGCCGCCCAGGCACGCGTATCGCCTGACCCAGGCCGGGGTGCAGCTCGCGCGCGACAATCCGCCAGAGCGCAAGGTGGCTGCTCGCTCCGGCCTTCGCGAGGTCCCGACATGA